A segment of the Deinococcus sp. HSC-46F16 genome:
CGTCCTGCTTGGCGGGGCGGGAGTCCTGGGCGGTGGTGGGCTGCACCTCGGGGATGTGCTCCGGGGTGGGGGTGCCCTCAGACGCCCCGCCCTGGATGGGTTCGCCGTCCGCCCCACCTGCTTTTCCCGCTGTGCCGTTCGGTGCCCCGCCGTCCTGCGGGGCGGGCACCCCGTCCAGCACCTTCGCCCGCCGGATGGGGTCGGTGGGCGCGAGCTGCGCGAGGCGGGTGGCCTCGTAGGCCTCCCGCTCACGCTGCCGCGCCAGTTCGGTCGCCTTGCCCATGATCAGACCTGCGGCTGCACGCGCACGTCGCGCAGGACGTAGGCGGCCTTGGTGTCCTTGAGGGCCACGGTGCCGACCATCTCGCACTCGACGCGCTTGGTGACGCCGGGCTTGGTGTCGCCCAGGTTGGAGTAGTACGTCACGCCGCTGTCGCCGGTCAGGGTCACGCCGTGGAAGCCGCTCAGGCCCAGGCCGACGATGTAGATGTCGGTCAGGCCGTCCGGGGTCACGGGGATGACGCTGTCGGCCGCATCGTCGCCCGTGGTGCCCACGCGGGCGCCCAGGTCGAGAATCGGCGCACCGGCGAAGTTCACGATGTCCTGGCCGAAGGCGTCCGGCTTGCGGTCGGTGTAGCCCAGCTTGATGGCGGCCATCTCCAGCCGCAGGGCGCTCTCCTCGTTGCCGAAGATGACGGGCTGAAGGCCCCGCGCCTTGATGCGGTTGATGAACTTCTTCATCGCCGTGACAGCCTTGGTGTAGTCGTCGACGGTCGCCCCCTCGCCGACGTTCAGGGCGGTGCCGCTGAACTCGCTGGTGGTGCCGTCGAGGATCTTGCTCAGCCCGTCGAAGGCGAGGGGGTTGGCGACCTTGTCCCCGTTGACCGAGGTGTTGGCGAACAGGCCTACGGTGGCACGGGCCAGCGCGTCAACGTTCTCGTTGACGAAGCTGCCCAAGCCGGGGGTGTTGGGGCTGATGCTGCCGTCCGCCTGGACGAACACGCGGTCAATCTCGAACGCTCCGCCCAGGGGGCGCAGGTACGTGACCACGGGTTCGGTTTCCTGGTAGTCGGCGGGGTAGTCCTGGTACCAGTCGCGGAATTGGGCACCGCGGGGCTGCTTGTCGCGCTCGTAGCCGTAGATGAGGCTGCGCCCGCCGCCGCCGCTGAGGGAGGGCACGACGCTGTTGTCGAAGGGCAGCACCTGCATCAGCGGGGAGAGCTGCTGGTACCGGCGCACGAGGGCGCGGCGAGCCTGCCCGCTGCGGGCGGTGATGACGTCGAGGGTGGGTCTCGGCATGGATTAGCTCCTGGCGGCGCCGCCGGTGTCGAACATGGCGGCGAAGAAGTCGGGTTCGTCCTGGGGCTGTTCGGTCGGCTTGCCCTGCCCGGTTCCACGCGCACCCGGCACGCCCGGCAGGGAGGTGGTGGCGTCCTGCTTCTTCTCGCCCTCGGGCCACAGCACGCTCTTGAACGGGGCGTACTCGCGCTCGACGTACCCGCGAAGCGGTTCCCAGACCCCGTTCACCTTGACCATCGGGGTTTCGCGGGTGGTCTCGGCGTCGTTGACGATGACCTTCTCGCGCTCCACCTTGGTCTCCAGATCGCGGATGCCAGAGAGCTGCTTGAGGGCCGCCGCGTCTGCGCCGAGGCTGCGGGCCAGGTCGCCCAGGCGGTCGTCCACCCGGCGAGACTGGCCGAAGGTGGCATCCTCGCGCAGCCGCTTGAGGTCGTCGGCGCTGGTGACTCCGGCGGCCTCGCGGAACTCGCGCAGGGTGCGGAGTTCGGTGCGCTCGGCCTCGGTGAGGTTGCTGCTGCCTTCGAGGGCGGTGATGCGGGCCTGAGCCTGTTCCAGCTTCGCGGCGGTCTCGGTGGCCGTCTTGCGGTTGGTGGCCGCTTCCCCGCGCAGCCCGTCGATCACGCCCTTGACCTTGTTCAGGTCGGGGTCGCTGGCAAAGCGGGAGAGGTCGACGGTTCCGTCGTCGTTGACGAAGATGGTCACGGTCTTCTCAGGCATGGGGGTCTCCTTGGTCGCGCACCTGGCGCTCTGCACCGGGCAGTGAGTCAAGGATGCTGGGGCGCGTGACACCCGGCAGGAATGGGAAAACCCCGCACGGGGCGGGGTTCTCCTCGAAGTTAGGTTATCTGCTGCGCTTGAAGATCCATTGGCTGTTCTCGACATCCACCTGTACCAGCTCCCAGCCCGACGCTCCCGCGCAGTTGAGGAAGTCAATAAAGTTGGCCGAGCCCTTGGGCAGCTTGCATTTCATCTTCGCCATCGTCTTCTTCAAGTCGTCGGTGGTGATGTATCCGGAGGGAGACTGCCACTCAGCGAAGTTGTTGCCGTAGACGAGGATGGCGTATTCCCAACGAGCAGCGGCAGCCTGAGAGGTAAGCAGAAGGGCCAGCGCGAGCAGCAGCTTTTTCATGCCTCACGCTACGACAACCTCTTCTCAGTCGTAGCCGAAATCGACGACTTTGAACATCACCCAGGCGACCTCTGAGTGACGTGTCGTGCCATCTGGGTAGGTGTATGCCAAGTGCAGGTGTGTCCCCTCGCGCTTATCGATAGCTTCCATAGCCTCCGCGACGAAGTCATTCGGGACATCACGGTACTCGTGCTTCTCACCCCGCTCATCGGTGATTACCAGGTAAGCCATGCCGAATCCTACGCCACCCACCCCGTGCTCCGCGCAGGCATCTTGTCGTTCAGGCAGATGACGCCGATGCTCAGCCCGTCCACCTGGTCGTCGTGGGTGCCCAGCGGGAACGCCTCCAACTCGGTGAACCACTCGCGGTTCCACTCCGCTTCCACCACGTCGATCTTCCCAGACTGGGCCTCAGCCGCGGCAGGCCGGGCGCGGGTTTCCTTGTCCCCGATGGTCCGCTCCAGCAGCCAGCGCACGTCATGGCCGCCGAGTTGCCGGGCGTAGCTCATGCGCTCGTACTTCCCGGCCTGTCCGGGGTCCTGGGTCAGCACGGTGATCACGCCGCCCTTGCGGGGGTCGGTGCCATAGCGGATCACGTCGGCGGCGCAGGTCTGCTTGATCTTGTGCTCGACGAAGTGCGGCCCCTTCCGGAAGCGGATGACCTCTTCGACGATCAGGCGGCCGGAGCGGGTCTTGCCGATCAGGGTGCCCGTCGTCCAGTCGGGGTCCGTGTTCCCCTCGCCGGGTTCGGTTGCGGCCCGGTCCCACATCCGCACGCGGGTGACGATGGGGTCGGCGGC
Coding sequences within it:
- a CDS encoding major capsid protein, with the protein product MPRPTLDVITARSGQARRALVRRYQQLSPLMQVLPFDNSVVPSLSGGGGRSLIYGYERDKQPRGAQFRDWYQDYPADYQETEPVVTYLRPLGGAFEIDRVFVQADGSISPNTPGLGSFVNENVDALARATVGLFANTSVNGDKVANPLAFDGLSKILDGTTSEFSGTALNVGEGATVDDYTKAVTAMKKFINRIKARGLQPVIFGNEESALRLEMAAIKLGYTDRKPDAFGQDIVNFAGAPILDLGARVGTTGDDAADSVIPVTPDGLTDIYIVGLGLSGFHGVTLTGDSGVTYYSNLGDTKPGVTKRVECEMVGTVALKDTKAAYVLRDVRVQPQV